The Microcystis panniformis FACHB-1757 region CTACATCTGAAATAGCTAAAGCTTTTTTCTTTTGTTGCTTAAAGTATTTTTCAGACTCCTGAAAATTTGCTTGTTGCCCATAAATTGAGGCTAAATTTCCCAAGGATAAAATAATTCCTGCTTCATCGGTTATTTGCTCAGATAAGTTAAGACTTCTTTGAGTATAATCGATAGCTGGATTTAAATCATTGATTCGCCGGTATGCTTCTCCTAAATTTCGTAAAGCCGTTGCTTGATAAATAAGGTTTTTTATTTTTTCTGCCCATTTTAAGTATTTTTCTAAACAAGCAATAGTCTGGTCAATTTTTCCCTGATAACCATAACAATTACCCAGATTTAAATAAGCAACATTAATAATCTCAAATTTTTCGTCACAATCAGGAATAATCTCGGCTAGATTTAAAACTTCATTCAGTCCTATTTCAGCGCTTAAATATTCCCCTTTTATTCCATCAATTGTTGCTATATTTTGTTTTCCTCTTGCTTTCCAAAGAGGATTATTTAATTGCTCGGCTAAGGATAAGAGTTTCTCCGCATAATTTTTTGCTTGGTCTAATTGTCCTAATTCTCGATACATATAACCAAGTTCACTTAAACAGAGAAAATCGGTTTCATTGTCAAGATTTCCTAATAATTCTTTACACAGTTTTATGCCCTCTTCATAGCGTCCCCAGATGCGTAATTGTTTGTGCAAAGGGAAAGAAGTTGGATCATGAATTTCTAAGGGTAAAGAAAATAAAGATTTAGCTTCTTTATACCAACCTAATCGACATAGACAGAGAAATGCTTCCACATAACGACTTGCCCGTTCTTGAATAGAGAGATGCTGTCCCATTTTATCCTTAATATGGCGTTCATAACCAATTAAATGCCAGATAAATGCGCCAAAATGTGCTTTTTCAAAATGACTTCCTGTCGCTCCTAAAATTTCCCCTTTTTGTTTAACTTGAGCGAGTTCTCCAAAAACAGTAAAATCGATACTTGTGAGACGTTCTTTGACTCTTAATTGAGGAGATTGAAAATCATTCATGATTTGGTTTTCCTTCTTTTCTTTGGGTAGATACTAGATGCTTGAAAGCAACATTGCGAATTAAGCTGTGCTGTTTGATATGTGGTTCATATCCCAGTTGTTTTTGAGTTTCTACTAAATAACGGTTAAACAAGGTAAAAAGAGCTAGGTCTAAATCTTGTTCCTCGTATTCTGAGAATAATTGAAGATTTTCAAACCACGCATTTTTAAATTCAAAAGATGAATAAGTGGAGCCATAGATAAGCAATAAATAAGCAGTTTTAAAAGTTTTTTCAAGTCGCTCTATTGTTCTTTCGATTTCCTCCTCTAACAGTTGTTTTCGTAATTGTTTGGTCATTAAGTTGACTTTGTAATAATCATCAGGATTGGCTTTTTGAGCTTCATCAATCATTTCTCTTAATCGTCGAAATCGGGATTTATTCTCCTCATAATAAGTGCTGATATTTCCATTCATTCTATCAATAATATCACCGGAAATTAAGCGGATAGCGAGAGGATGTCCTTCATAAAGTTTTCCGATCTCTTTAAGGTAAGCAAGGTTACGTCCATGAAGAATTAATTCGACTTCTGCTTGTTGAAATAAACGTTCAAATAACTGTAAACTTTCCTGCTCTTCTAATCCCATTAATGGCTGAATATGCCAATATTGAGCTTGACTAAAAGTTTCAAAATCTTCAGGCTTATCCTGCGAAGTTATCACAATTCGAGTCTGACAATCTTCGGCTTCTAATATCCTTTGAAAAAAGACTCGCCAGAGGGGGTCTTTAAAGCGATTACTGCCATCTTGTTGTTCTCCTTGTAAAAGATTTTCCATTGAATCAAACCAAATCAATCGACGATTATTGCTCAGATGATTAACCAGTTGAGTTAATAATTGTTCTGGGTTTTTTGCTTGTTTTGCCGTAACAGGTTCATCGCCACGATTGAGTAAATCAATAGCTGTGCTGATAAAGTTTTGTGCTTCTGATTGCGACTGTTGATCCTCCCGTTGATTAAACCCATCAAAATCAATAGGCAGTTCAGGAGGAAACCCTTCTTGACACAAAGCTAAGGCTAATTTGTAGGCGAGGGCAGTTTTCCCAATACCTGTTATTCCTGTAATTACGACAATACGACAATCGCCTCTTAGTTTTTCCAGTAAATCACTTTGAAGAGACTCTCGCCCCACCCAAATAGGCTCGATATCTTGAGTCAGTTTTTGCAAAAGATTATCTAGATCTGCGACTTTTGAAGGGTCGATGTTCAAAGCTCGACAAAAGGCGAAAAAACCTTCCGATTGAATGTTTTTACCCCTCAAAAAATGATCTAAAGTCTCTGGTGAGCAGGAATTGGCATAGGAAAATCGGTAATCCAGATCTTCTACCCAGTCTATACGAGGTTGACAAAATTGACTAGCTTCCTTACATAAATGCCCTCTAGTCCAGCCTTCTTTTTGTTTTTGCGCCCATCGGGTTTTGACTTGCTCAAGTCCCGCTACGGAGAGTTTTAACTTCATTGCTCTCTATTCAATCTACATAAGTTTACTTCTCTATTGTTGATCAATTATCCCCAGAAATTCTCATTTTTTGAAAAACTTTCTCTCAATGTGACTAAGTACATATCAGCTATTTGCTCAATTATAGGTATAGGAAGCCATTCAAGCTTTCTAATTCTTTCTAATTCCAGCTTCTTTTGCTTTTTGCGCCCAAAAATCATCGTTTTGCTTGCTTATCCGTAGAAATCTAAGGATTTCTATCGCTTTACTCCCAATGAAGAGAGCCTCATTGCTCGTTGTCCTCTTCTTAAGGGTAGCAAAATGGCTATTTCTCAAATAATCAACCAAACCAATGGTAAACAGTTTATCTCATTATCATCTACATCGGTGCGGCTACTGTCGTCGGATGGAGTTGATGTCAATCACTTATTTAGCGGTCAAATACCAGAGCGTCACTATGAGCAACTTTCTTGTTGGCTTAATTTAAAACCAAACGAGGAAAAGGATTTAACGGCACAAACATTTGCAACGCTAAAGACCACAAATTACACCCAAAAAGATCCCCTATTCACTTTAAGGACTGTCCGAAGAATGTTACAGGATAACGGTCTTCTCTTTGTCTATGATATATCCCAAACCCCTGATATTGAGCAATATGTGAAGATTCTGTTTTCTTGTGCTGGATTTATTGTATTAAATAACATTGGCAACTGCTGGATTCTTTGCAAAAGAGCCTTACTTTGTTTTGATGTGCCAAAGGTCAAAGGTTATCTGGTCAAGGAAGCGGAAACACTGGCAGAAATTGAATCCTATTTCTTATTTCTCAAGAATCGCTATCCTGAGTCACAAAATTATTGCAAAGAAATCGACGATTTATTTACTCACCAATCGGTTATTTTTCTAGCCTATCCTGAACAGAATCCCTCTCAGGTAATCGGTGTTGCACGTTATACCTATTCTCTGCCTGAATATGGCTACTATTTGCCTTGTCAACTGGCAACATTTTGTGAAGGAAAACACACAGGAAAGCATTTGATGTTACCCAAAAATGTAACAAGCATCGGAGAAAGTCTCTCTCTGTATGATGAAAAGGGAACTGGCAAAAAAGGAACAAGTTATCTTGTTTATCAGCAATTGATTCGAGCTATCTTGACTTACAAATATGATATCGCCCACACTGAAATTTCCTACACGACTTATCCAAAAGGGGACGAAACCATTGAAGCACTGTATAAAGAACGTTTTGGATTTAAGCACACTCTACACGATCATGAAAAAGTTTGCTTAAAATATGGAACATTTGCCGGTCAATGGTATCTCATTGAACTGGAGCAGTGGATGATTAAGCATCAGTACCACAACGCTGACCAGATTTTTCATAAACAAAAGGAAGCGTTTGCGGTGTGAAGTCTAGCTTAATAGTTTGCCGATAAATACTAGATTTTGGGAACTTAAGGTAAATTATCCTGAAAATTGGCTATATCCTTAAGTGTCCCGAAGTCAATCTCAGCTTTAGATGTCATATTCCTTACTCTATAAGGGTTTGAGGCTATTTTAAAATTGATACCAGTTTGGGTAGATTCCCAAATTATTCTCAAGCTATACTGGCATACCAGATGCGGCCTGTTCAGCCGAAACTTAGAAATAAGTGGATGATTGGCTTTTGTTGAGTAGCTGATAGGGTAGAGTTAGCACTTTACCTGAATAAATTGTATGGTTTTGGTGTATTATGTATCAACAACAAGTTCAACTTTTGGGAAATCCTTTAACGCTTAAAGTCAGCAATCCAGATGTTAATCAGTCCTGTAATATTATTGGAATTGATAACAATGGAGAAGGGAAATCTTTATACGTCTATAATGTCGTAGCGGATGCGTTAGAATCTAATAAACGCAATATTGAAGACTTAATCAAGGAATATGAAAGACAGACAAATATTGCTTTAAAAGTTTTGATTGCGCTATCCGATGGCGTTATTTGGGTACTAACCACTGTTATGAATATCTTTACCTCTATCTTCGGAGGAGTTGGTGGTGCTGGAATTTATGGCATCATGTTTGTCTTAATTATCCTTGCTTTGTTGGCGATAGCATGGATTTATGCCTTAATGGTAATTCTACCTCTTATGGCAATTTCTTATGGTACTAGACTGTGGTTAGAACAAGTTTCTAAAAAAGCCATAGAACAATTAAGCAGAGACGCAAGAGAGGTGGCGCGTAAATCT contains the following coding sequences:
- a CDS encoding tetratricopeptide repeat protein — translated: MNDFQSPQLRVKERLTSIDFTVFGELAQVKQKGEILGATGSHFEKAHFGAFIWHLIGYERHIKDKMGQHLSIQERASRYVEAFLCLCRLGWYKEAKSLFSLPLEIHDPTSFPLHKQLRIWGRYEEGIKLCKELLGNLDNETDFLCLSELGYMYRELGQLDQAKNYAEKLLSLAEQLNNPLWKARGKQNIATIDGIKGEYLSAEIGLNEVLNLAEIIPDCDEKFEIINVAYLNLGNCYGYQGKIDQTIACLEKYLKWAEKIKNLIYQATALRNLGEAYRRINDLNPAIDYTQRSLNLSEQITDEAGIILSLGNLASIYGQQANFQESEKYFKQQKKKALAISDVASVAHACAGLGEIYSITRKDDLAYQYLNQALDIALDIGERYIELETLIVLAEFEEKTHDLKSAINHWQRALHLSEKLNILSHKENCEQNLERLLNPN
- a CDS encoding NACHT domain-containing protein, with the translated sequence MKLKLSVAGLEQVKTRWAQKQKEGWTRGHLCKEASQFCQPRIDWVEDLDYRFSYANSCSPETLDHFLRGKNIQSEGFFAFCRALNIDPSKVADLDNLLQKLTQDIEPIWVGRESLQSDLLEKLRGDCRIVVITGITGIGKTALAYKLALALCQEGFPPELPIDFDGFNQREDQQSQSEAQNFISTAIDLLNRGDEPVTAKQAKNPEQLLTQLVNHLSNNRRLIWFDSMENLLQGEQQDGSNRFKDPLWRVFFQRILEAEDCQTRIVITSQDKPEDFETFSQAQYWHIQPLMGLEEQESLQLFERLFQQAEVELILHGRNLAYLKEIGKLYEGHPLAIRLISGDIIDRMNGNISTYYEENKSRFRRLREMIDEAQKANPDDYYKVNLMTKQLRKQLLEEEIERTIERLEKTFKTAYLLLIYGSTYSSFEFKNAWFENLQLFSEYEEQDLDLALFTLFNRYLVETQKQLGYEPHIKQHSLIRNVAFKHLVSTQRKEGKPNHE